The Rhodocytophaga rosea genome has a segment encoding these proteins:
- a CDS encoding IS630 family transposase, whose amino-acid sequence MWVIPPKQNAGFVYQMEKVISVYERPYDEKQLLVTLDESPKQLIESKHFIGKDGKQYQDSIYTRHGVRDIYMVFEPLAGKRYCFVEQNHNRFTWVKILSRLLDTTYKACEKITLVEDNLSAHKPSAFYELYQPEKAKAYLDRIEFIFTPAHGSWLNMAEIELSVLQRDCLDRHIATEDELIKQLSAWQESRNNKAVKANWQFTNQDARVKLKKLYPTI is encoded by the coding sequence ATGTGGGTGATCCCCCCTAAACAAAATGCAGGGTTTGTTTATCAAATGGAAAAAGTGATTTCAGTCTATGAAAGGCCATATGATGAAAAGCAGCTGCTGGTCACTTTGGATGAATCACCCAAACAACTTATTGAAAGCAAACACTTCATAGGCAAAGATGGAAAACAGTATCAGGACAGTATCTATACAAGACATGGAGTGCGTGATATCTATATGGTCTTTGAGCCATTAGCCGGTAAACGATATTGTTTTGTGGAGCAAAACCACAACCGTTTCACCTGGGTAAAGATTCTAAGCCGGTTGTTGGATACTACTTACAAAGCATGCGAGAAAATCACTTTAGTAGAGGATAACTTGTCGGCTCACAAACCAAGTGCTTTTTATGAACTTTATCAACCTGAGAAAGCTAAAGCGTATTTAGACAGGATAGAGTTTATCTTTACCCCGGCTCATGGCAGTTGGCTCAATATGGCAGAAATAGAGCTATCAGTGTTACAAAGAGATTGCCTTGACAGGCACATTGCCACAGAGGATGAGTTAATAAAACAGCTAAGCGCCTGGCAGGAGAGCAGAAATAACAAAGCAGTAAAAGCTAATTGGCAGTTCACCAATCAAGATGCCAGGGTTAAACTCAAAAAACTATACCCGACTATTTAA